A single genomic interval of Bartonella sp. HY328 harbors:
- a CDS encoding acetyl/propionyl/methylcrotonyl-CoA carboxylase subunit alpha, with protein MKKVLIANRGEIAVRIIQAAKDYGLQSVAIYADSDCDALFVRYADEAYALGGDTPSDTYLNIEKIIAIAKKSGADAIHPGYGFLSERSEFARKIEEAGLIFIGPSPEVIDMLGDKVEARATAQKVGAPLVAGSDGAVNSPEEVAAFAKKYGFPLAIKAAHGGGGRGMKVVWQEADIVDSYHSAVREAVTAFGRGECYVEQFLDRPRHVEAQIIADKHGNVVVVGTRDCSMQRRNQKLIEEAPAPFLTDEQRQRIHVSAAAICKEAGYVGAGTVEFLLGQNGVISFLEVNTRLQVEHPVTEETTNIDLVVEQFRIAEGLRLSIDETPQPIGHAIEFRINAEDVARGFLPAPGEITLFSAPFGAGIRIDSGVASGSQVAPMFDSMMAKLIVRGKNREDALHRAKRALSEFAIEGVASVLPFHRLVVEHSDFTAENGFKVHTRWIETDFSAELEMGMRAIPEPVTMKRSFIEIDGKRVSLGLPEAFLKSLGAFSLGSQAANDSIENSNEPNAVKATVPGSIRAWLVEDQTKVQEGDAIAVMEAMKMETTIFAPISGTLSITALAGTVQKLGNIIGRIEA; from the coding sequence ATGAAAAAAGTTCTTATTGCCAATCGTGGTGAAATTGCAGTTCGTATCATTCAAGCCGCCAAGGATTATGGACTACAATCCGTTGCAATTTATGCTGATAGCGATTGTGATGCCTTATTTGTGCGCTATGCGGATGAAGCCTATGCGCTTGGTGGTGACACACCCAGCGACACCTATTTGAATATTGAAAAAATCATTGCAATTGCCAAAAAATCTGGTGCTGATGCTATTCATCCCGGCTATGGATTTTTGTCAGAACGCTCAGAATTTGCCCGTAAAATTGAAGAAGCTGGCCTTATTTTTATCGGCCCGTCGCCTGAAGTCATTGATATGTTGGGCGACAAGGTAGAAGCGCGGGCAACAGCGCAAAAAGTAGGCGCGCCTTTGGTTGCTGGTAGTGATGGCGCCGTCAATAGCCCAGAGGAAGTTGCGGCTTTTGCCAAAAAATATGGTTTTCCCTTAGCAATTAAAGCGGCCCATGGCGGCGGCGGCCGTGGTATGAAAGTGGTTTGGCAAGAAGCCGATATTGTTGACAGTTATCATTCTGCCGTGCGCGAAGCTGTAACCGCCTTTGGCCGCGGTGAGTGTTATGTTGAACAGTTTTTAGATCGTCCACGCCATGTCGAAGCGCAAATTATTGCCGATAAACATGGCAATGTTGTTGTGGTTGGTACGCGTGATTGTTCTATGCAACGCCGTAACCAAAAACTAATCGAAGAAGCGCCAGCACCCTTTTTAACCGATGAGCAACGTCAGCGTATTCATGTGTCAGCAGCCGCCATTTGCAAAGAAGCTGGCTATGTTGGTGCGGGTACTGTTGAATTTTTGCTAGGGCAAAATGGCGTTATTTCTTTCCTAGAAGTCAATACCAGACTACAAGTTGAGCATCCAGTTACCGAAGAAACAACCAATATTGATTTGGTTGTTGAACAATTCCGCATTGCTGAAGGTTTACGCCTTTCAATTGATGAAACACCGCAACCTATCGGCCACGCAATTGAATTTCGTATTAATGCCGAAGACGTGGCACGTGGATTTTTGCCTGCCCCTGGCGAAATTACTTTATTTTCTGCACCATTTGGAGCAGGCATACGCATAGATAGCGGCGTTGCGAGTGGTTCACAAGTTGCACCAATGTTTGACTCGATGATGGCAAAACTCATTGTGCGTGGTAAAAATCGTGAGGATGCTTTGCACCGCGCCAAGCGTGCTTTAAGTGAATTTGCCATTGAAGGGGTTGCCAGTGTTCTGCCCTTCCACCGCCTTGTGGTTGAGCATAGTGATTTTACTGCCGAAAATGGTTTTAAAGTTCATACACGCTGGATTGAAACGGATTTTAGCGCTGAATTGGAAATGGGCATGCGGGCTATTCCTGAACCTGTCACCATGAAACGCTCATTTATCGAAATTGATGGCAAGCGCGTATCGCTCGGGCTACCGGAAGCTTTTTTAAAAAGCCTTGGTGCATTTTCCCTTGGCTCACAAGCGGCAAATGATTCAATTGAAAATTCTAACGAGCCAAATGCAGTAAAAGCTACTGTTCCCGGCTCTATCCGCGCTTGGCTGGTTGAGGATCAAACCAAGGTGCAAGAAGGTGATGCCATTGCTGTTATGGAGGCGATGAAAATGGAAACCACAATTTTTGCACCAATAAGCGGCACATTGTCAATTACGGCATTGGCTGGCACAGTGCAGAAGCTTGGCAATATTATTGGCCGTATTGAAGCGTAA
- a CDS encoding urea amidolyase family protein, producing MRFLPVNETIFLTELADLDETLALFDSLNANPIDGVEELVPAARTIMVYFNPIKITAQNLISQIKQRDLSNKRAKSEQIIEIAVRYDGEDLEEVADYLQLSIADLIARHKNAEFTVAFTGFAPGFAYMTSSDALFDVPRKKTPRTRIPAGSLGLAGRFSGIYPQATPGGWQLIGTTDTPMFDINRNPASLLKPGDRVRFIEQPSKPIAVKNCDNQATLTSTDSRLDDNVDSKAAKPLIKVPLIQVKQCAFALYFEDNGRIHQASQGISPSGALDKGAFKAINKIVGNDDNDPVLEIVFGGVEFEILSDTVIAFSGADCPVTLTAQNGRAIKLQANQPIGVEKGDILTIAPANSGLRLYFTVRGGFDVAKIMNSSSRDILANIGPEPVKTGDVLFASGKRVQKPVELGLTPAFAMPKAGDVVDIDVVLGPRTDWFTLDAIEVFLNQKWQVTPQSDRVGNRLNGEQALSRKILDELPSEGTATGAIQVPASGQPVLFLADHPLTGGYPVIACVANHHLDLAGQLPAGCFIQFKVVNSQQAFAEML from the coding sequence ATGCGCTTTTTGCCTGTTAATGAAACCATATTTTTAACCGAACTTGCCGATCTTGATGAAACATTGGCTTTATTTGACTCCTTAAATGCCAATCCAATTGATGGTGTTGAAGAGCTTGTTCCTGCTGCTCGCACAATTATGGTGTATTTTAATCCGATAAAAATTACCGCTCAAAATTTGATTAGCCAAATTAAGCAGCGTGATTTATCCAACAAGCGAGCCAAAAGTGAGCAGATTATTGAAATAGCGGTGCGCTATGATGGCGAAGATTTAGAGGAAGTTGCCGATTATTTACAACTTAGCATTGCAGACCTTATTGCACGCCATAAAAATGCAGAATTTACCGTTGCCTTTACCGGCTTTGCCCCCGGTTTTGCCTATATGACATCAAGTGACGCACTTTTTGATGTGCCACGTAAAAAAACACCGCGCACGCGTATTCCGGCGGGATCCCTTGGGCTAGCTGGGCGTTTTAGCGGCATTTATCCGCAAGCCACCCCCGGTGGTTGGCAGCTGATTGGCACAACCGATACGCCAATGTTTGATATTAACCGCAATCCTGCTAGCCTATTAAAACCGGGTGACCGCGTGCGCTTTATTGAACAGCCATCAAAGCCCATTGCAGTAAAAAACTGTGATAATCAAGCGACGTTAACAAGCACAGATTCACGTCTTGATGATAATGTTGATAGCAAGGCAGCAAAGCCGCTTATCAAAGTTCCGCTTATTCAAGTTAAACAATGCGCTTTTGCGCTTTATTTTGAAGATAATGGCCGTATTCATCAAGCAAGTCAGGGCATATCGCCAAGCGGTGCATTGGATAAAGGTGCTTTTAAAGCTATTAACAAAATTGTTGGTAATGATGACAATGATCCGGTTTTAGAAATAGTTTTTGGCGGAGTTGAATTTGAAATATTAAGCGATACAGTTATTGCCTTTAGTGGCGCTGATTGCCCCGTTACGTTAACGGCGCAAAACGGCCGCGCAATTAAACTCCAAGCTAATCAGCCTATTGGCGTTGAAAAGGGCGATATACTTACTATTGCACCAGCAAATTCTGGTTTGCGACTTTATTTCACTGTTCGCGGTGGTTTTGATGTTGCAAAAATAATGAATAGTAGTTCACGCGATATTTTAGCTAATATCGGGCCAGAGCCAGTTAAAACGGGTGATGTTCTTTTTGCTAGCGGTAAGCGGGTGCAAAAACCAGTAGAACTTGGATTGACCCCTGCTTTTGCCATGCCAAAGGCTGGTGACGTTGTGGATATTGATGTTGTTTTGGGGCCAAGAACCGATTGGTTTACGCTTGATGCAATTGAGGTTTTTTTAAACCAGAAATGGCAAGTCACGCCCCAATCAGATCGGGTAGGCAACCGCTTAAATGGTGAACAGGCCTTGAGCCGCAAAATCCTTGACGAGTTACCAAGCGAGGGTACGGCAACAGGTGCTATTCAAGTGCCAGCAAGCGGACAACCAGTATTGTTTTTGGCCGACCATCCTTTGACAGGCGGCTATCCAGTTATTGCTTGTGTCGCAAACCATCATTTAGACCTTGCTGGCCAATTGCCAGCTGGTTGTTTTATACAATTTAAAGTTGTAAATTCCCAGCAAGCCTTTGCGGAAATGCTTTAA
- the msrA gene encoding peptide-methionine (S)-S-oxide reductase MsrA: protein MTSRIKASLALITTLLGLIGFAIFMPASAQEGIAIPPPKANINPTKGPQVVVLAGGCFWGVQGVFQHTKGVISAVAGYAGGASQTANYGAVTTGTTGHAEAVKVTFDPAQISYGEILQIYFSVAHDPTQLNRQGPDRGTQYRSAIFPQNADQAKFAKAYIGELNTARVFNSAIVTKIETDKPFYPAESYHQDYMTNNPTQPYIVYNDLPKVEHLKKLFAKQYSAAPRLVAQTGI from the coding sequence ATGACATCAAGAATAAAAGCATCTTTGGCGCTTATAACGACACTATTAGGCTTGATTGGCTTTGCAATATTTATGCCTGCAAGTGCCCAAGAAGGCATTGCCATTCCACCACCAAAAGCCAATATAAACCCGACCAAAGGACCACAAGTGGTTGTTTTAGCCGGCGGTTGTTTTTGGGGAGTGCAAGGCGTATTTCAACATACTAAAGGTGTGATAAGCGCGGTTGCCGGCTATGCAGGCGGCGCTAGCCAAACAGCTAATTATGGTGCTGTCACCACTGGCACAACTGGCCATGCGGAAGCAGTTAAGGTTACATTTGACCCTGCGCAAATCAGTTATGGCGAAATTTTGCAAATCTATTTTTCTGTTGCCCATGACCCAACCCAGCTTAACCGCCAAGGGCCAGACCGCGGCACGCAATATAGATCGGCTATTTTCCCACAAAATGCCGATCAAGCCAAATTTGCCAAGGCCTATATTGGTGAACTAAATACTGCGCGTGTTTTTAATAGTGCTATTGTTACCAAAATTGAAACAGATAAGCCATTTTATCCAGCAGAAAGCTATCATCAAGATTATATGACCAATAATCCAACCCAACCTTATATTGTTTATAATGACCTGCCAAAGGTTGAACATCTTAAAAAGCTATTTGCAAAGCAATATAGTGCCGCGCCGCGCCTCGTTGCGCAAACTGGTATATAA